In one window of Littorina saxatilis isolate snail1 linkage group LG11, US_GU_Lsax_2.0, whole genome shotgun sequence DNA:
- the LOC138980614 gene encoding large ribosomal subunit protein uL10-like encodes MVKEDKSTWKSNYFLKITQLFDEFPKCFIVNADNVGSKQMQQIRQALRGRAVVLMGKNTMMRKAIRGHLENNPALEKLLPCIKNNVGFVFTREDLVEIRELLLANKVQAPARTGALAPLDVKIPAQGTTLGPEKTSFFQALQIPTKITKGTIEILNEVNLIKSGERVGQSESTLLNMLNISPFTYGLQVENVYDSGTIFSPAILDITDEDIKASFMSGVRNVAAICLAIKYPTTCSVPHSIVNGFKNLLAIAVTTDIDFAEAQQTKEYLKDPSKFAAVAAAAAPAAASEAPKKEAPKKEDTESEDDDMGFGLFD; translated from the exons CAACTGTTTGATGAGTTCCCCAAGTGCTTCATCGTCAACGCTGACAATGTGGGCTCCAAGCAGATGCAGCAGATCCGCCAGGCTCTGCGAGGAAGGGCTG tgGTGCTTATGGGCAAGAACACCATGATGCGCAAAGCCATCAGGGGCCACCTGGAGAACAACCCTGCCTTGGAAAA GCTGCTGCCATGCATCAAGAACAACGTGGGTTTTGTGTTCACCCGTGAGGATCTGGTGGAGATACGCGAGCTGCTGTTGGCCAACAAG GTCCAAGCCCCTGCCCGTACCGGAGCCCTGGCCCCCCTGGATGTCAAGATCCCCGCCCAGGGCACCACGCTGGGACCAGAGAAGACCTCCTTCTTCCAGGCTCTGCAGATCCCCACCAAGATCACCAAGGGAACCATTGAAATCCTG AACGAGGTGAACTTGATCAAGTCGGGCGAGAGAGTGGGTCAGTCCGAGTCCACGTTGCTGAACATGTTGAACATCTCTCCCTTCACCTACGGGCTGCAAGTGGAGAACG TGTACGACAGCGGCACCATCTTCAGCCCTGCTATCCTTGACATCACTGATGAGGACATCAAGGCCAGCTTCATGTCG GGTGTCCGCAACGTGGCTGCCATTTGTCTTGCCATCAAGTACCCCACCACTTGCTCCGTGCCTCACTCCATCGTCAACGGTTTCAAGAACCTGCTGGCCATCGCCGTGACGACCGACATCGACTTTGCCGAGGCTCAACAG ACCAAAGAGTACTTAAAGGATCCATCCAAGTTTGCCGCAGTGGCAGCAGCAGCCGCTCCAGCAGCCGCCAGCGAGGCACCCAAGAAAGAGGCACCCAAGAAAGAGGACACGGAGTCTGAGGATGATGACATGGGCTTTGGTCTCTTTGACTAG
- the LOC138980612 gene encoding uncharacterized protein, with translation MASAYLGPESPRPMAVISEAYRGHVQDRLPLFPTTERYSLGNDYEERFFYLLHKYLELDTTDRLCYVGNARESIADRIEEHFCLVEPVRTLVPGHVHYEETDDHKMLPIPLSHVGAEEHFKQLVRDRECARGSARKGLFDKILVHDGVRYLTAKPSAVYCDMVKCLAPGGMLLVIHRPADLTTLPFFRDAQQRLADNDASYMDIVRDLQSVGLDVQWELEVVPVRMPRRKWLAMMRDRYPPQMEIMSDTEILDGLRELTEGVLKYEGDLVEFQDRLLFIKATHSNLENGYPSVQRYSCGQYVPFPQQNDLKLNMTLPPDFEMDSTRGKRSDSGFKFLWG, from the exons ATGGCGTCCGCCTATCTGGGTCCCGAGTCGCCGCGACCCATGGCGGTGATCTCCGAGGCTTACCGCGGTCACGTGCAGGATCGTCTGCCCCTGTTTCCTACGACAGAGCGCTACAGTCTCGGCAATGACTACGAGGAGCGTTTCTTCTACCTGCTACACAAGTACCTTGAGCTGGACACGACGGACAGGCTGTGCTACGTGGGCAACGCTAGAGAGAGCATTGCTGATAG GATCGAGGAGCACTTCTGCCTGGTCGAGCCCGTGCGCACTTTGGTGCCCGGTCATGTGCATTACGAGGAGACAGACGATCACAAGATGCTGCCAATCCCCCTCTCCCACGTGGGCGCGGAGGAGCATTTCAAGCAGCTGGTGCGAGATCGTGAGTGTGCCCGTGGCAGCGCCAGAAAGGGATTGTTTGACAAGATTTTGGTGCACGACGGCGTCCGTTACTTGACCGCGAAGCCGTCTGCGGTGTACTGTGACATGGTGAAGTGTCTGGCCCCTGGGGGTATGCTGCTGGTTATACACAGGCCGGCCGATCTCACTACCTTGCCTTTCTTCAGGGACGCCCAGCAGAG ACTAGCAGACAACGACGCGTCCTACATGGACATCGTGCGCGATCTGCAGAGCGTCGGCCTCGACGTGCAGTGGGAACTGGAAGTGGTGCCAGTGCGCATGCCCAGGCGGAAGTGGCTGGCAATGATGCGGGACCGCTACCCGCCGCAGATGGAGATCATGTCGGACACGGAGATCCTGGATGGCCTGAGGGAACTGACGGAGGGAGTGCTCAAGTATGAGGGTGACTTG GTTGAGTTTCAAGACCGACTGCTCTTCATCAAGGCAACTCACTCCAACCTAGAGAATGGCTACCCGAGCGTGCAACGCTACAGCTGTGGTCAGTATGTGCCGTTTCCACAACAGAACGACCTAAAACTGAACATGACTCTTCCACCGGACTTCGAGATGGACTCTACACGAGGAAAGCGCAGTGACTCAGGCTTCAAGTTCCTCTGGGGGTGA